Proteins encoded by one window of Clostridium perfringens:
- a CDS encoding NAD-dependent protein deacylase: MDDKINKLKEIIKNSNNIVFFGGAGVSTESGIPDFRSANGLFNEKLNITFTPEQLVSHSFFERYPEEFFNFYKAKLIYPNAKPNDAHIALAKLEEMGKLKAIVTQNIDGLHQMAGSKNVFELHGSVLRNYCVDCHTFYDEKFILESKGVPKCTKCGGIVKPDVVLYEEPLDDNVIRGAIDAISKADTLIIGGTSLVVYPAAGLINYFRGKNLVLINKSSTQADSKADLVINDSIGKVLGKVID; this comes from the coding sequence ATGGATGATAAGATAAACAAATTAAAAGAAATAATAAAAAATAGTAATAACATAGTTTTCTTTGGAGGAGCTGGCGTGTCAACTGAGTCTGGAATTCCTGACTTTAGAAGTGCTAATGGCTTATTTAATGAAAAGCTTAATATTACTTTTACCCCTGAACAATTAGTTTCTCATAGTTTTTTTGAAAGATATCCAGAAGAGTTTTTCAACTTTTATAAAGCTAAACTTATTTATCCTAATGCCAAGCCTAATGATGCACATATTGCCTTGGCTAAACTTGAAGAAATGGGAAAATTAAAGGCTATAGTCACTCAAAACATAGATGGACTTCATCAAATGGCAGGGAGCAAAAATGTTTTTGAACTTCATGGTTCAGTTCTTAGAAACTACTGTGTAGATTGCCACACTTTCTATGATGAAAAATTTATTCTTGAATCAAAGGGTGTTCCAAAATGTACTAAGTGTGGTGGAATAGTTAAACCTGATGTGGTTTTATATGAAGAGCCTTTAGATGATAATGTTATTAGAGGTGCTATCGATGCTATTTCTAAAGCAGATACCCTTATAATAGGAGGAACTTCCTTAGTTGTTTATCCTGCTGCAGGGCTTATTAACTATTTTAGAGGAAAGAATTTAGTTTTAATAAACAAAAGTTCAACTCAAGCTGATTCTAAAGCTGACTTAGTTATAAATGACTCCATAGGAAAAGTATTAGGAAAAGTTATTGATTAA